In Deltaproteobacteria bacterium, the DNA window GGAGTTTACGGAAAAGAAGGCATGGAAAAGCTGACCGATCATGGAAGAGAGGGTTTCAAGTTTGGGGTGAGAATCTTTACTCCTGTATTTTTTATCGCTGCCTTCTTTTTCATGGGTGCACCGGGCCCGGCCAAGATCATTTTTGGGCCGGACGCAAAAGGACTCCTTTTTGATCTGGGACAGGCCCTGGCAAATTCAATCCCCATCGGCCGTGTTACGGCGGCGATAACACAGTCAGTCGTCGGCGGGATCACCGGCCTCGACGGTTCCGGATTTTCCGGTCTGCCGCTAATCGGTTCCCTTGCCCAAGTGCTGGGTAAACCCTCTGACCTGAATCTTCCTTCTCTTACTGCCTTGGGGCAGTTTTTCTGTATCGCGGTGGGCGGTGGTTGTATCGTCCCATGGGCTGTGATTCCGGCCGCTGCCATCACGGGGACCGATCCGGTCGAGGTAGCACGCCGCAACCTGGTACCGACCCTTTGCGGGCTGGTGGGTGTCGTGATTGTGGCCATTTTTATGCTCTAGTTTACCTTAGGATTTGAATCCTGCACAAACAACCTTGAACTCATCAAAAATTTCACCCTGTTAGTTCATAACCGGACAGGGTGAAAGCTTAACTCGACAGGTGAGAACAAAATGATGTTAACCCTTATGGAAGGAAATGAGGCCGTTGCCTGGGGGGCGGTGACTGCAGGATGCCGGTTTTATGCCGGATATCCGATCACACCCGCCACCACCATCTTCAATACCATGTTGAAACTGCTTCCCCCTCTGGGTGAAATCTGCATTCAGGGGGAAGACGAAATTGCATCTATCGGGTCCTGCCTCGGGGCCTCCATGGCTGGATTGAAAGTGATGACTGCCACATCGGGTCCGGGGCTCAGCCTTTTCTCTGAACATATTTCTTTCGCGATTGGGAGTGAGATTCCCATCGTCATTGTTGATGTCCAGCGATTAGGCCCTTCTACGGGTTCTGCAACGCGGGGTGCGGACGGAGATATCCAGTTCATGCGTTGGGGGAGCAGTGGTGGGCAGCCGGTTATTGTACTTGCTCCTGTCGATGTTAAGGACTGCTTTTGCCTGACGATTCATGCCTTCAATCTTGCAGAAGAGTTCAGATGTCCAGTCTCCATTGCCTCCAACAAGGAGATCGGCATGACCAAGGAAAGCATTGACCTGGCGACCGTTCCGAAGCCGGAGATCGTGCAGCGTCGAACCCCGCCGAAAGAAACATCTTTCATGCCTTTTAGGATTCCTCAGGGACGCATGGTCCCTGACTTTTTGCCCTTCGGGCATGAAATCCTTGTGCGCCAGACCTCATCGACCCATGGTGCGGACGGTTATATCACCACGAATCCTGAGGATATAGCCGCAACCCAGGAAAGGCTGAAGCAGAAACTCGAATCGGCGGTGGAACGATTCTGCTTCCATGAAGCTTATGTTGCCGAGAAGGCTGAGGACTTAATAATCACGTACGGGATCACCGCCCGGACAGCCGTGGAGGTCTTTAAGGAACTGCGGAATACCAAACACCCCGTCTCCTTGCTGGTACTTAAGACCCTCTGGCCCGTACCGGAAACCCTGATCAAAGAAAAGGCCTCTAGCGCCAAACGAATCATTGTGCTGGAGATGAACGTAGGGCAATATGTAAGAGAAATCGAGCGTGTTCTGCCCGACAAAAAGATTCATTTTTATGGCTGCATGAACGGCAAACTGATTACGCCAGCCAAAATCAGGAAGGTTATCGCCGATGCCCAGTCTACTGAATGACGAAAGACCCCCCGCTTTTTGTCCCGGCTGTACGCACAAACGCGTCGCCCACGCCCTTGACAAGGCCTTTCAAAATATGGGTCTGCGT includes these proteins:
- a CDS encoding pyruvate flavodoxin/ferredoxin oxidoreductase; the encoded protein is MMLTLMEGNEAVAWGAVTAGCRFYAGYPITPATTIFNTMLKLLPPLGEICIQGEDEIASIGSCLGASMAGLKVMTATSGPGLSLFSEHISFAIGSEIPIVIVDVQRLGPSTGSATRGADGDIQFMRWGSSGGQPVIVLAPVDVKDCFCLTIHAFNLAEEFRCPVSIASNKEIGMTKESIDLATVPKPEIVQRRTPPKETSFMPFRIPQGRMVPDFLPFGHEILVRQTSSTHGADGYITTNPEDIAATQERLKQKLESAVERFCFHEAYVAEKAEDLIITYGITARTAVEVFKELRNTKHPVSLLVLKTLWPVPETLIKEKASSAKRIIVLEMNVGQYVREIERVLPDKKIHFYGCMNGKLITPAKIRKVIADAQSTE